A DNA window from Nycticebus coucang isolate mNycCou1 chromosome 1, mNycCou1.pri, whole genome shotgun sequence contains the following coding sequences:
- the DDIT4L gene encoding DNA damage-inducible transcript 4-like protein isoform X2, with amino-acid sequence MVATGSLSSKNPASISELLDRGYHPGSLLSDFDYWDYVVPEPNLNEIIFEETTCQNLIKMLENCLSKSKQTKLGCSKVLVPEKLTQRIAQDVLRLSSTEPCGLRGCVMHVNLEIENLMILPLSE; translated from the exons ATGGTTGCAACTGGCAGTTTGAGCAGTAAGAACCCGGCCAGCATTTCAGAGTTGCTGGACCGTGGCTATCACCCCGGGAGCCTGCTAAGTG ATTTTGACTACTGGGATTATGTTGTTCCTGAACCTAACCTCAATGAGATAATATTTGAGGAGACAACTTGccagaatttgatcaaaatgcTGGAGAACTGTCTGTCCAAATCTAAGCAAACCAAACTTGGATGCTCAAAGGTCCTTGTCCCTGAGAAACTGACCCAGAGAATTGCTCAGGATGTCCTGCGGCTGTCCTCCACTGAGCCTTGTGGCCTACGAGGTTGTGTTATGCACGTGAACTTGGAAATTGAAAAT tTGATGATTCTTCCATTGAGTGAATGA
- the DDIT4L gene encoding DNA damage-inducible transcript 4-like protein isoform X1, protein MVATGSLSSKNPASISELLDRGYHPGSLLSDFDYWDYVVPEPNLNEIIFEETTCQNLIKMLENCLSKSKQTKLGCSKVLVPEKLTQRIAQDVLRLSSTEPCGLRGCVMHVNLEIENVCKKLDRIVCDSSVVPTFELTLVFKQENCSWTSFRDFFFSRGRFSSGLRRTLILSSGFRLVKKKLYSLIGTTVIEEC, encoded by the exons ATGGTTGCAACTGGCAGTTTGAGCAGTAAGAACCCGGCCAGCATTTCAGAGTTGCTGGACCGTGGCTATCACCCCGGGAGCCTGCTAAGTG ATTTTGACTACTGGGATTATGTTGTTCCTGAACCTAACCTCAATGAGATAATATTTGAGGAGACAACTTGccagaatttgatcaaaatgcTGGAGAACTGTCTGTCCAAATCTAAGCAAACCAAACTTGGATGCTCAAAGGTCCTTGTCCCTGAGAAACTGACCCAGAGAATTGCTCAGGATGTCCTGCGGCTGTCCTCCACTGAGCCTTGTGGCCTACGAGGTTGTGTTATGCACGTGAACTTGGAAATTGAAAATGTATGTAAAAAGCTGGATAGGATTGTGTGTGATTCTAGCGTGGTGCCTACTTTTGAGCTTACACTTGTGTTCAAGCAGGAGAACTGCTCGTGGACTAGTTTCAGGGACTTTTTCTTTAGTAGAGGTCGCTTCTCATCCGGCCTCAGGAGAACTCTAATCCTCAGCTCAGGATTTCGACTTGTTAAGAAAAAACTTTACTCACTAATTGGAACAACAGTCATTGAAgagtgctaa